One Phoenix dactylifera cultivar Barhee BC4 chromosome 14, palm_55x_up_171113_PBpolish2nd_filt_p, whole genome shotgun sequence DNA window includes the following coding sequences:
- the LOC103704790 gene encoding CCR4-NOT transcription complex subunit 11 isoform X1 yields MIGIEESKNLFALLNAESRTFDEIFADFLSRFPREAHFRVCSSLAMLLEDKGMLKPSQRLVALAILHQAYSSQPPSSNPFISFLINAACDDAAEKMEMSFIQLLLGSAGVNNNKEVLKQSAADYIKGFDPSSHVLLQREQLQKQHCDGTQPEPYKSIFRAAAVKNVIPDPDVPHGCDANSSDLKLSPPGAKPRIGSEDRDTAITDLLQNLSLEGLSPQWIRPAPPRLPILDGELMWLNPDNNHELLWDYGMCADTSRGAAVRDLIAKALKGPLAPAQQEQVVVELAKDPKLVYHCGLTPRKLPDLVEHNPLIAVEVLSKLMNSPEISEYFTVLVNMEMSLHSMEVVNRLTTAVDLPTEFVHMYITNCISSCENIKDKYMQNRLVRLVCVFLQSLIRNKIINGDLCVLDVYISQELLLVAYRLHLHQVYPLVSMDHDTSRPVLIFLSIVLMCSSRSLH; encoded by the exons TTCGATGAGATATTTGCGGATTTCCTCTCCCGGTTCCCCCGCGAAGCCCACTTCCGGGTCTGCTCCTCCCTCGCCATGCTCTTGGAG GACAAGGGCATGCTTAAACCCAGCCAGCGTTTGGTTGCATTAGCTATCCTCCATCAAGCTTATTCCTCTCAACCACCCTCCTCGAACCCATTTATTTCCTTTCTTATAAAT GCAGCTTGTGATGATGCAGCAGAGAAAATGGAAATGTCATTTATTCAACTGTTATTAGGATCTGCTGGTGTAAACAATAACAAAGAG GTTTTGAAGCAGTCCGCTGCAGATTACATCAAAGGATTTGATCCATCATCACAT GTTTTACTGCAACGTGAACAACTCCAGAAGCAACATTGTGATGGAACACAACCCGAGCCATACAAAAGCATTTTCAGGGCTGCAGCTGTTAAAAATGTTATACCAGATCCAGATGTCCCTCATGGTTGTGATGCAAATTCATCAGA TCTAAAGCTTTCCCCACCAGGAGCTAAACCAAGAATCGGGTCTGAAGATAGAGACACTGCTATAACTGATTTGCTTCAGAACCTGTCATTGGAAGGTCTAAGTCCTCAGTGGATTAGGCCTGCACCACCAAGGCTCCCAATACTAGATGGAGAG CTTATGTGGCTCAACCCTGACAATAACCATGAATTGCTGTGGGACTACGGAATGTGTGCTGACACCAGTCGCGGAGCTGCAGTCAGAGATTTGATTGCAAAAGCCTTGAAAGGTCCACTCGCACCTGCTCAACAGGAG CAAGTCGTGGTAGAACTTGCAAAGGATCCAAAACTAGTTTATCACTGTGGACTTACTCCAAGAAAGCTGCCA GATCTTGTTGAACACAACCCACTAATTGCGGTTGAAGTTCTGTCAAAATTAATGAACTCTCCTGAAATTTCAGA GTATTTCACGGTTCTTGTCAATATGGAAATGAGTCTCCATTCTATGGAAGTTGTAAACAGGCTTACAACCGCAGTCGATCTCCCAACAGAGTTCGTGCACATGTACATCACAAACTGTATATCATCATGCGAAAATATTAAG GATAAGTACATGCAAAACAGGCTCGTGAGATTGGTCTGCGTCTTTCTACAGAGCCTTATTCGGAACAAAATCATCAATG GTGACCTGTGCGTGTTGGATGTATATATATCCCAAGAACTTTTGCTTGTGGCTTATCGTTTGCATTTACATCAAGTCTATCCTTTGGTTTCAATGGATCATGACACGTCAAGACCAGTGCTGATATTTCTTTCAATTGTTCTCATGTGCAGTTCAAGATCTCTTCATTGA
- the LOC103704790 gene encoding CCR4-NOT transcription complex subunit 11 isoform X2, producing the protein MIGIEESKNLFALLNAESRTFDEIFADFLSRFPREAHFRVCSSLAMLLEDKGMLKPSQRLVALAILHQAYSSQPPSSNPFISFLINAACDDAAEKMEMSFIQLLLGSAGVNNNKEVLKQSAADYIKGFDPSSHVLLQREQLQKQHCDGTQPEPYKSIFRAAAVKNVIPDPDVPHGCDANSSDLKLSPPGAKPRIGSEDRDTAITDLLQNLSLEGLSPQWIRPAPPRLPILDGELMWLNPDNNHELLWDYGMCADTSRGAAVRDLIAKALKGPLAPAQQEQVVVELAKDPKLVYHCGLTPRKLPDLVEHNPLIAVEVLSKLMNSPEISEYFTVLVNMEMSLHSMEVVNRLTTAVDLPTEFVHMYITNCISSCENIKDKYMQNRLVRLVCVFLQSLIRNKIINVQDLFIEVQAFCIEFSRIREAAGLFRLLKTLE; encoded by the exons TTCGATGAGATATTTGCGGATTTCCTCTCCCGGTTCCCCCGCGAAGCCCACTTCCGGGTCTGCTCCTCCCTCGCCATGCTCTTGGAG GACAAGGGCATGCTTAAACCCAGCCAGCGTTTGGTTGCATTAGCTATCCTCCATCAAGCTTATTCCTCTCAACCACCCTCCTCGAACCCATTTATTTCCTTTCTTATAAAT GCAGCTTGTGATGATGCAGCAGAGAAAATGGAAATGTCATTTATTCAACTGTTATTAGGATCTGCTGGTGTAAACAATAACAAAGAG GTTTTGAAGCAGTCCGCTGCAGATTACATCAAAGGATTTGATCCATCATCACAT GTTTTACTGCAACGTGAACAACTCCAGAAGCAACATTGTGATGGAACACAACCCGAGCCATACAAAAGCATTTTCAGGGCTGCAGCTGTTAAAAATGTTATACCAGATCCAGATGTCCCTCATGGTTGTGATGCAAATTCATCAGA TCTAAAGCTTTCCCCACCAGGAGCTAAACCAAGAATCGGGTCTGAAGATAGAGACACTGCTATAACTGATTTGCTTCAGAACCTGTCATTGGAAGGTCTAAGTCCTCAGTGGATTAGGCCTGCACCACCAAGGCTCCCAATACTAGATGGAGAG CTTATGTGGCTCAACCCTGACAATAACCATGAATTGCTGTGGGACTACGGAATGTGTGCTGACACCAGTCGCGGAGCTGCAGTCAGAGATTTGATTGCAAAAGCCTTGAAAGGTCCACTCGCACCTGCTCAACAGGAG CAAGTCGTGGTAGAACTTGCAAAGGATCCAAAACTAGTTTATCACTGTGGACTTACTCCAAGAAAGCTGCCA GATCTTGTTGAACACAACCCACTAATTGCGGTTGAAGTTCTGTCAAAATTAATGAACTCTCCTGAAATTTCAGA GTATTTCACGGTTCTTGTCAATATGGAAATGAGTCTCCATTCTATGGAAGTTGTAAACAGGCTTACAACCGCAGTCGATCTCCCAACAGAGTTCGTGCACATGTACATCACAAACTGTATATCATCATGCGAAAATATTAAG GATAAGTACATGCAAAACAGGCTCGTGAGATTGGTCTGCGTCTTTCTACAGAGCCTTATTCGGAACAAAATCATCAATG TTCAAGATCTCTTCATTGAAGTCCAGGCTTTCTGCATTGAGTTTTCCAGGATCAGGGAAGCTGCCGGCTTGTTCAGGCTTCTCAAAACTTTGGAATGA